A window of Streptomyces sp. NBC_01241 genomic DNA:
GGCCGGCCGAACGCGCACCACACGATCTTGCCGGGATTCCGCTCCCCCACCCCCCACCGGTCGGCGACCGCCGCCACCAGCAACAGCCCCCGCCCGGACTCCCCGTCGGGCTCCCGCACTCCCGGTTGCCCGCCCCCGCTGTCATGGACCTCGACGCGCAGCGCCGCCCCGCCCTCCTCCAGCAGCAACCGCACCAGATACCCCCGCCCCGGCGGCGCTCCGTGCACCAGCGCGTTGGTGGCCAGCTCGCTCACACACAGCAGTACGTCGTCCAGCCGCGCCCCGAACCCCCAGTCGGCGACCGCTCCCCGTACGAACTCCCGTGCCGCAGGCACCGACCGGCGTTCACGCCGGTAGAACCGCTCACGCAGCAGCGAGAGTTGCATCGTCTCGTTCATGGGACGAGAGTCACACTCCGTGACTACGCTGCCGCAGTATGCGCACCCGTACACATTTCTTGTACGGGTCGTGCGCGCGTGACGTACGCACGTAGGTGGGAGTTCGATCCGTATGCACCCCAGGAAGCGACAGCGCAAGAACGCGTCGGCAATGAAACTCGTAGGCAAACTGGTCGGCGTGTTCCGCGTCGCGGCCGGCCTGACCCAGGCCCAACTCGCGGACCGGGTGGGCCACCAGGTGGAGACGATCGCCTCCATCGAACAGGGCAGACGCGCGCTGCTGCCGGAACTGGCCCGTCGATTGGACGGGTTGCTGGAGACCAAGGGGGCACTGGAGACGGCGGTGGGAAACATGCCGGAGGTGGACCTGATCCCGGCGTGGGTCGAGGAGTACCTGGACCTGGAACGGGAAGCCCTGGCCCTGTCCTGGTACGACAACCAGGTGCTCCCCGGACTCCTCCAGACGGAGCCGTATGCCCGAGCCGTCTTCCGCAACCGAATCCCCGTCTTCGCCGAGGATGAGATCGCCATCCAGACCACGGGCCGTCTGAAGCGCCAGGAGATCCTGCACCGCACCACACCCCCCACCATCAGCTTCGTGGTCTGGGAACCGGTCCTGATGCTTCAACTCCTCGACGACCAGGGGCATGCGGAGCAACTCAACCACCTGCGGACATGTGCCGCACTCCCCGGCATCTGCCTCCAGGTGCTACCGCTTCACCATCGAACCCATGCAGGACTGGACGGCCCCTTCATCCTGCTGGAGACACCGGACTACCAGCACGTCGCCTACTCCGAGACGCAGCGCGGCAGCCTGCTCGTCACCGACCCCGACGAGGTCAGCATCCTCGCCCAGAAATATGCGATGCTGCGAGCCCAGGCCCTCAGCCCCGAAGACACCGTGGGCCTGCTGGACCGTCTGCTGGGAGAGCAATGAGCACTGAACGCAAGTGGTTCAAGTCCAGCTACAGCGGCAGCGAAGGCGGGCAATGCCTCGAAGTCGCGTACGACTGGCGGAAGTCGAGCTACAGCGGCAGCGAGGGCGGGGCCTGCGTCGAGATCGCCGCGCACCCCGCCGCGATCCACATCCGCGACTCCAAGAACCCCGACGGCCCCACCCTCACCGTCGCGCCCACCACCTGGACGGCCTTCGCCGGCTTCGCCGCCGACCGGCGTCTCGTCTGA
This region includes:
- a CDS encoding ATP-binding protein, giving the protein MNETMQLSLLRERFYRRERRSVPAAREFVRGAVADWGFGARLDDVLLCVSELATNALVHGAPPGRGYLVRLLLEEGGAALRVEVHDSGGGQPGVREPDGESGRGLLLVAAVADRWGVGERNPGKIVWCAFGRPGVFGGDLVAGHARLGEG
- a CDS encoding helix-turn-helix domain-containing protein; the encoded protein is MKLVGKLVGVFRVAAGLTQAQLADRVGHQVETIASIEQGRRALLPELARRLDGLLETKGALETAVGNMPEVDLIPAWVEEYLDLEREALALSWYDNQVLPGLLQTEPYARAVFRNRIPVFAEDEIAIQTTGRLKRQEILHRTTPPTISFVVWEPVLMLQLLDDQGHAEQLNHLRTCAALPGICLQVLPLHHRTHAGLDGPFILLETPDYQHVAYSETQRGSLLVTDPDEVSILAQKYAMLRAQALSPEDTVGLLDRLLGEQ
- a CDS encoding DUF397 domain-containing protein: MSTERKWFKSSYSGSEGGQCLEVAYDWRKSSYSGSEGGACVEIAAHPAAIHIRDSKNPDGPTLTVAPTTWTAFAGFAADRRLV